A genomic region of Glycine max cultivar Williams 82 chromosome 15, Glycine_max_v4.0, whole genome shotgun sequence contains the following coding sequences:
- the LOC100811356 gene encoding potassium channel KAT1: MSVSCAKNFFQRFWQDEFQTGNIPHGSFLANDDLLPSLGARLNQETRLRRYIISPFNPRYRAWELVLVVLVIYSAWICPFEFAFLPYKEDALFIVDNIVNGFFVIDIVLTFFVAYPDRHSYLLVDDPKKIAIRYISTWFGFDVCSTIPFQSFSFLFNNSSELGFKVFNMFRLWRLRRVSALFARLEKDIRFNYFWTRCTKLIAVTLFAVHCAGCFNYLIADRYPDSKRTWIGAVYPNFKEENLWDRYVTAIYWSIVTLTTTGYGDLHAENTREMLFDIAYMLFNLGLTSYIIGNMTNLVVHWTSRTRNFRDTVKAASEFASRNHLPHRIQDQMLSHICLRFKTEGLKQQETLNDLPKAIRSSIAHHLFFPVVQKVYLFQGVSHDFLFQLVSDMEAEYFPPKEDVMLQNESSTELYVLVSGAVDLVRYMDGHDHVHGKAVAVDAFGEIGVLYHIPQPFTVRTTELSQILRINKTSLMNVLHANPGDAQITMDNLLMRLKGLEGFGFEYPCTDSGRLTHEVLQGGNTRGNFSHECTNNSPEHSLMHEGECLDIRNSETSLRKVTNDDHLVPKHNVILEHVRRDPHAPAHKGNLDIVEILLGRDAHPNPNSIGWTQKARVKQPKNKSICDQKMSCENEKLDEYRIEIAEPEILDLDRNGSTRNTRQDGIRSIKFPLEKINTNSNSRNSNCPSDRESARLTKKRVTIHLLQSRSTSRGQHGKLIILPDSLQELLKIADDKFGGFNPIKVINTENAEIDDINVIRDGDHLFLLCSGDEDLSS; this comes from the exons ATGTCGGTTTCTTGTGCTAAAAACTTCTTCCAGAGGTTCTGGCAAGATGAATTCCAAACGGGAAATATTCCCCATGGAAGCTTTTTGGCCAATGATGATCTCCTTCCATCTCTTGGAGCTAGATTAAACCAGGAAACTAGACTTAGAAGATACATAATCTCCCCTTTCAATCCTCGCTATAG GGCTTGGGAGTTGGTACTGGTTGTTCTAGTCATATACTCAGCTTGGATTTGCCCATTTGAGTTTGCCTTTCTTCCTTACAAGGAAGATGCTCTATTCATCGTAGACAACATTGTCAATGGCTTCTTTGTCATTGACATAGTGTTGACATTCTTTGTTGCATACCCTGATCGACATTCTTATCTTCTTGTTGATGATCCAAAGAAGATTGCAATCAG GTACATATCTACCTGGTTTGGTTTTGATGTCTGCTCAACAATACCATTTCAATCCTTCAGCTTCCTCTTTAATAATAGCAGTGAGCTTGGCTTCAAAGTTTTTAACATGTTTCGATTATGGCGGTTGAGACGAGTCAGTGCTCTGTTTGCAAG ACTTGAAAAGGACATTCgcttcaattatttttggacTAGGTGCACAAAGCTCATTGCT GTGACCTTGTTCGCGGTGCACTGTGCGGGATGCTTTAACTATCTCATTGCAGATAGGTATCCAGATTCTAAAAGAACATGGATTGGTGCAGTGTACCCAAATTTCAAAGAAGAAAATCTTTGGGACAGATATGTCACTGCAATATACTGGTCCATTGTCACTCTTACTACCACAGGCTATGGGGATTTACATGCTGAGAACACGAGAGAGATGCTGTTTGATATAGCTTACATGCTGTTCAACTTGGGTTTAACATCATACATCATTGGAAACATGACTAACCTTGTAGTCCACTGGACCAGCCGTACCAGAAATTTT AGGGACACAGTCAAAGCAGCTTCTGAATTTGCTTCAAGAAATCATTTGCCCCATCGCATTCAGGATCAAATGTTGTCACATATATGTTTAAGGTTCAAAACAGAAGGACTGAAGCAGCAAGAAACATTGAATGATCTTCCAAAGGCAATTCGTTCAAGCATTGCACACCATCTGTTTTTTCCTGTCGTGCAAAAGGTCTACCTTTTCCAAGGAGTCTCACATGATTTCCTTTTCCAACTG GTTTCAGATATGGAAGCTGAGTATTTCCCACCTAAGGAAGATGTGATGCTGCAAAACGAGTCATCTACAGAACTTTATGTGCTGGTTTCAGGGGCAGTG GATCTGGTTCGCTACATGGATGGGCATGATCAT GTTCACGGGAAGGCAGTTGCAGTAGATGCATTTGGAGAGATTGGAGTTTTATATCATATACCACAGCCTTTCACAGTTCGGACCACAGAACTTTCTCAGATTTTAAGAATCAACAAAACATCCTTAATGAATGTCTTACACGCAAATCCAGGAGACGCACAAATTACAATGGATAACCTTTTAATG AGATTAAAGGGGCTTGAAGGTTTTGGCTTTGAATATCCATGCACAGATTCTGGACGGCTTACACATGAAGTGCTTCAAGGAGGTAACACGAGAGGAAACTTTTCTCACGAGTGTACTAATAATTCACCTGAGCATTCATTAATGCATGAAGGAGAGTGCTTAGATATTAGGAACTCGGAGACCAGTTTGCGTAAAGTGACTAATGATGATCATTTAGTCCCTAAACATAACGTGATCCTTGAGCATGTTAGAAGAGATCCTCATGCCCCTGCACACAAAGGGAATCTAGACATTGTTGAAATTCTGCTTGGAAGAGATGCACATCCTAACCCAAATTCCATAGGGTGGACACAAAAAGCTCGAGTAAAACAGCCGAAAAACAAGAGCATTTGTGACCAAAAAATGAGTTGTGAAAACGAGAAGTTAGATGAATATAGAATAGAGATAGCGGAGCCAGAAATCCTTGACCTTGACAGAAATGGCTCCACCAGAAACACAAGGCAAGATGGTATTAGATCTATCAAGTTCCcattagagaaaataaatacaaactCCAATTCAAGAAATTCTAACTGTCCAAGTGATAGAGAATCGGCAAGGCTCACCAAGAAGAGAGTAACAATCCACTTGCTACAAAGCAGGAGTACCTCACGGGGTCAGCATGgaaaattaataatcctgcCTGATTCATTACAAGAGCTGCTCAAAATTGCCG ATGACAAATTTGGTGGCTTCAACCctataaaagtaattaatacaGAGAATGCAGAGATAGATGACATAAATGTCATCCGGGATGGAGATCATCTCTTTCTTCTGTGCAGCGGTGATGAAGATTTGAGTTCATGA
- the LOC100810812 gene encoding nuclear intron maturase 1, mitochondrial: MSFRKIVEHFQYRRSTLSSFSRPFSTHSSQPPNQNQDPHSLMKQDPIEICTSLWVKTFSSSTTSFPNLTGFLSNFDLWLLAYQRSCAHATGTFPPRNAVHATVLHSLLSLRNAVIRNRFEWNDKTNPLLRAPNDAAVSKPLSKRKFRAAIQSGKPCFQDRVVQEILLMILEPVFEPRFSPKSHAFRPGRNAHTVIRTIRSNFAGYLWFLKGDLTEILDRVDPNVVMRSLEKGTRDKKILGLIKSALEGENEKLRDVSRKEENVEELRRLKKRRATKKRILKENEPKPDPYWLRTFFSFAPEEAAKLPDYGHCGILSPLLANVCLNELDHWMEEKIVEFFRPCAFDSIWKHSIDDGCHNPAWPEFVPSSGREKTRKMDYVRFGGHFLIGIRGPREDAAELRRKIVAFCESVFGVRLDNSKLEIEHVTRGIQFLDHTICRRVIHPTLRYTGSGGNIVSEKGVGTLLSVTASLQQCIRQFRRLELVKGDKDPEPLPCNPMLYSGQAHTNSQMNKFLETMADWYRYADNRKKIVGFCAYVVRSSLAKLYAARYRLKSRAKVYGIASRNLSRPLRESSNNSAPEYSDLLRMGLVDAIEGVQFSHMSLIPSCDYTPFPRNWIPDHERVLHEYIKLENPKFFCELLRSVKRKGLSLPQDEISQMVWDYKTLGVRYFQCNKDKEIKSDLKEITE, from the coding sequence atgtcattcaGGAAAATCGTCGAACACTTTCAGTACCGTCGCAGCACACTCTCTTCCTTCTCGCGTCCATTTTCAACTCATTCCTCGCAACCACCGAACCAAAACCAAGACCCTCACTCCCTAATGAAACAAGACCCAATCGAAATATGCACTTCCCTATGGGTCAAAACCTTCTCCTCTTCAACCACCTCATTCCCCAACCTCACCGGCTTCCTCTCCAACTTCGACCTCTGGCTCCTCGCTTACCAACGCTCCTGCGCCCACGCCACCGGCACCTTCCCTCCCCGTAACGCCGTCCACGCCACCGTCCTCCACTCCCTCCTCTCCCTCCGCAACGCCGTCATCCGCAACCGTTTCGAATGGAACGACAAAACCAACCCTCTCCTCCGCGCCCCCAACGACGCCGCCGTTTCCAAGCCCCTCTCCAAACGCAAATTCCGCGCCGCTATCCAATCCGGCAagccctgcttccaggaccgcGTCGTTCAGGAGATTCTCTTGATGATTCTCGAACCGGTTTTTGAACCCCGGTTCTCCCCTAAATCTCACGCGTTTCGACCCGGTCGAAACGCCCACACGGTTATTCGAACCATTCGGAGCAACTTCGCAGGGTATCTGTGGTTCCTCAAAGGGGACTTGACTGAGATTTTGGACCGCGTGGATCCGAATGTTGTAATGCGTTCCCTCGAAAAGGGTACCAGGGATAAGAAGATTTTAGGGTTGATAAAATCTGCGCTTGAAGGGGAGAATGAGAAATTGCGTGATGTGTCGCGCAAGGAAGAGAATGTTGAGGagttgaggaggttaaagaaGAGGAGGGCTACTAAAAAGAGGATTTTGAAAGAGAATGAACCGAAACCCGATCCTTATTGGTTGAGAACGTTTTTTAGTTTTGCTCCTGAGGAGGCTGCTAAACTACCTGATTATGGCCATTGTGGGATTTTGAGTCCTTTGCTTGctaatgtttgtcttaatgaGTTGGATCACTGGATGGAGGAAAAGATTGTTGAGTTTTTCAGGCCGTGTGCATTTGATTCCATATGGAAGCATTCGATTGATGATGGGTGTCATAACCCTGCGTGGCCAGAGTTTGTTCCGTCGAGTGGGAGAGAAAAGACTAGGAAGATGGATTATGTTAGATTTGGGGGGCATTTTCTGATTGGGATCCGAGGGCCTAGGGAGGATGCTGCAGAATTGAGGAGGAAGATTGTTGCATTTTGTGAGAGTGTGTTTGGGGTGAGGTTGGATAATTCAAAGCTGGAGATTGAGCATGTTACTAGGGGGATACAGTTCTTGGATCATACAATATGCCGGAGGGTGATACACCCTACCTTGCGTTACACAGGTTCTGGAGGGAACATAGTGAGTGAAAAGGGTGTGGGGACTTTGCTTTCTGTTACAGCTAGCCTGCAGCAATGTATTCGCCAGTTTAGGAGGCTTGAGCTTGTGAAGGGTGATAAGGACCCTGAGCCACTTCCGTGTAATCCTATGTTGTATTCTGGTCAAGCTCATACGAATTCTCAGATGAATAAGTTCCTTGAGACCATGGCTGATTGGTATAGGTATGCTGATAATCGCAAAAAGATTGTTGGCTTTTGTGCATATGTTGTTCGGAGCTCTTTGGCCAAATTGTATGCTGCTAGGTATAGGCTGAAGTCCCGTGCCAAGGTGTATGGAATAGCTTCAAGAAATCTCAGTCGTCCTCTGAGGGAGAGCAGTAACAATTCTGCACCTGAATATTCAGATCTTTTGAGGATGGGGCTGGTTGATGCAATTGAAGGTGTTCAGTTTTCGCACATGTCTTTAATTCCATCTTGTGATTATACTCCATTCCCGAGAAACTGGATCCCAGATCATGAGAGGGTGTTGCATGAGTAtataaaacttgaaaatcccAAGTTTTTCTGTGAGTTGCTCAGATCTGTTAAGCGAAAAGGTTTAAGTCTGCCTCAAGATGAAATATCTCAAATGGTATGGGACTACAAAACTCTTGGGGTTCGTTACTTTCAATGTAACAaggataaagaaataaaatctgATTTGAAGGAGATAACTGAGTAA
- the LOC100809755 gene encoding probable hexosyltransferase MUCI70: MGRLIRTSKPLIFHSKLLCFSLFYLFTTLFLALYTSLSQSKCFFRSSPSDPVQNSLFSYPSSYGEHKYAVSTTRSTCSSPVFFSDYSDVVKEIKNCRNNNVGYSGALRYMQGNLDSFGGNLNTLSRFSYFDHQNDSTEVPCGFLKKFPISDSDRIAMEKCDSVVVVSAIFNDHDKIRQPKGLGSNTLQEVCFFMFVDDVTLKGLEHHGLVSINSREYKIGVWRIVKVAKENLYQNPAMNGVIPKYLVHRLFPHSHFSIWIDAKLQLMVDPLLLIHSLVISKNVDMAISKHPYYVHTMEEAMATARWKKLLDVNALKEQMETYCENGLQPWSPNKQPYVSDVPDSALILRRHGLGSNLFSCLIFNELQAFNPRDQLPFAFVRDHMKPNLKLNMFEVEVFEQVAVEYRHNLKSSDGTTVKKVFSSGRTKRAHPDLLYVNGSCCSKCQKYLSIMWGESSND; encoded by the exons ATGGGGAGGCTAATAAGAACTTCTAAACCTCTTATCTTCCACTCAAAGCTCCTCTGTTTTTCTCTGTTCTATCTCTTCACCACTCTGTTCCTTGCTCTCTACACCTCTCTGTCCCAATCCAAATGTTTCTTCCGATCGTCCCCTTCGGATCCCGTTCagaattctctcttctcttaCCCTTCTTCCTATGGGGAGCACAAGTACGCTGTGTCAACCACCCGTTCTACATGTTCTTCCCCTGTTTTCTTTTCAG ATTACTCGGATGTTGTGAAGGAGATCAAGAATTGCCGCAATAACAATGTAGGCTATTCAGGGGCTCTGCGGTATATGCAAGGGAATTTGGATAGTTTTGGGGGGAATCTCAACACCCTTTCgaggttttcttattttgatcaCCAAAATGATAGCACGGAAGTTCCATGCGGATTTCTGAAGAAATTTCCAATTAGTGATTCCG ATCGAATTGCGATGGAGAAGTGTGACAGTGTGGTTGTGGTTTCAGCAATCTTCAATGATCATGATAAAATTCGTCAACCGAAGGGCCTTGGGTCCAATACATTGCAAGAAGtgtgtttttttatgtttgtagATGATGTTACCCTCAAAGGTCTTGAACATCATGGATTGGTTTCAATAAATTCAAGAGAATACAAGATAGGTGTATGGAGGATTGTGAAGGTTGCAAAAGAGAATTTGTATCAGAACCCAGCAATGAATGGGGTTATACCAAAGTATTTAGTCCATAGGTTATTCCCACATTCCCACTTCAGCATTTGGATAGACGCAAAGTTGCAACTAATGGTTGATCCGTTATTGTTGATTCATTCTCTTGTTATATCTAAAAATGTAGACATGGCTATATCAAAACACCCTTATTATGTTCATACCATGGAAGAAGCAATGGCAACTGCAAGATGGAAGAAATTGTTGGATGTCAACGCCTTGAAGGAACAAATGGAGACATACTGTGAAAATGGATTGCAACCATGGAGTCCCAACAAACAACCCTATGTGTCAG ATGTACCAGATAGTGCTTTGATATTAAGGAGGCATGGACTTGGCAGTAACCTCTTCTCCTGCCTCATATTCAATGAGTTGCAGGCATTTAACCCAAGAGACCAATTGCCTTTTGCATTTGTTAGAGATCACATGAAGCCCAACCTGAAGCTGAACatgtttgaggtagaagttttTGAACAGGTGGCAGTGGAGTACAGACACAATCTCAAGAGCAGTGATGGGACCACTGTGAAGAAAGTGTTCAGTTCAGGAAGAACCAAAAGGGCACACCCTGATTTGTTGTATGTGAATGGAAGTTGTTGCAGCAAGTGCCAAAAGTATCTTTCTATAATGTGGGGGGAATCATCAAATGATTAA
- the LOC100810285 gene encoding uncharacterized protein → MATAKIEHHREEAEIYEGEAVCTQKSRLLLDEILLPRGLLPLENIVEMGYNRTTGFVWLKQRHKKEHRFATIGRTVSYATEVTAFVEEHRMRRVTGVKTKELFIWVSISEIFVDDPASGKITFANSSGIARSFPLSAFSLQEEHQQQQQEHDHAETYLSTKS, encoded by the coding sequence ATGGCCACCGCAAAAATAGAGCACCACCGCGAGGAAGCTGAGATCTACGAGGGCGAAGCGGTGTGCACGCAAAAGTCACGTCTCCTCTTGGACGAGATTCTCCTCCCAAGAGGCTTGCTCCCGCTGGAGAACATCGTGGAGATGGGTTACAACCGCACCACGGGGTTCGTGTGGCTGAAGCAGAGGCACAAGAAGGAGCACCGCTTCGCCACCATCGGACGCACCGTCTCGTACGCAACGGAGGTGACGGCGTTCGTGGAGGAGCACCGCATGCGGAGGGTGACGGGTGTCAAGACCAAAGAGCTCTTCATATGGGTCAGCATCTCCGAGATCTTCGTGGATGACCCTGCTTCCGGTAAGATAACGTTCGCCAACTCCTCTGGGATTGCAAGGTCTTTTCCTCTCTCAGCATTCTCTCTCCAAGAggaacatcaacaacaacagcaagaACATGATCATGCAGAAACGTACCtatcaaccaaatcatga
- the LOC102662043 gene encoding uncharacterized protein translates to MGNLSQSFKCMCTITLFTLFLISYTASSSSSSSTQENQLQPQNPSSSSSTTNPIHYHQVFYLKNTDSSTSLSKQEQRFKKRRIKRNSKNMMMMKHRKKMVKNLQQTRDSSRAFSVMLPKGFVPPSGSSPCHNDQPNSVSSFRCHFSTTTSQQP, encoded by the coding sequence ATGGGAAATCTCAGTCAAAGCTTCAAATGCATGTGCACAATAACACTGTTCACTCTCTTCCTCATTTCTTAcactgcttcttcttcctcttcttcctccaccCAAGAGAACCAACTCCAACCCCAaaacccttcttcttcttcttcaaccacCAACCCTATCCACTACCACCAAGTTTTCTACCTCAAGAACACAGACTCCAGTACCTCTTTGAGCAAACAAGAACAACGCttcaagaagagaagaataaagaGAAACAGCAAgaacatgatgatgatgaagcacAGAAAGAAGATGGTCAAGAACCTACAACAGACACGAGACTCATCACGAGCTTTCTCCGTTATGCTCCCAAAGGGTTTTGTCCCTCCTTCTGGTTCCTCACCTTGCCACAATGATCAACCCAATTCGGTTTCATCCTTCCGCTGCCATTTCAGTACCACTACTTCACAACAACCTTGA
- the LOC100806551 gene encoding mannosyl-oligosaccharide 1,2-alpha-mannosidase MNS3, with product MSKSLPYSTKDVDYDNAKFRPRSFFKVATQNLLTSNLRRDCGSCSTGKFLFLILIFGVAYLMLAHTSSGGVVSDDEAIVNRNSYANSSIVNGAGKIKRFWRRPPRLPPRLSPDEKGSGNGNDHVSGNPDVVRSMWIARQKKVKEAFVHAWSGYKKFAMGYDELMPLSQHGIDGLGGLGATVVDALDTAMIMGLDEVVAEAGSWVEEHLSERISKKGQVNLFETTIRVLGGLLSAYHLSGGEKGTNLTHAGPKPAVYLETAKDLADRLLSAFTASPTAIPFSDVILHEKSAHPAPGGLSSTSEVSTLQLEFNYLSQISGDQKYSLEAMKVMEHMKTLPKIEGLVPIYISPHSGEFSGENIRLGSRGDSYYEYLIKVWLQSGASSNSNTSYLYEMYNEAMNGVRHLLVRKSIPNGLVFVGELPYGSNSNFSPKMDHLVCFLPGTLAIGATKGLTKKQAMKNNMLNFEDLENLKLAEDLTKTCFEMYAVTSTGLAPEIAYFHTEEFSEQGHDGGNKSSEFVNDIIIKPADRHNLLRPETVESLFVLYRITEDPKYREWGWQIFEAFEKHTKVDTGGYCSLDDVTIVPPHRRDKMETFFLGETLKYFYLLFADSSLIPLDKFVFNTEAHPIPINLKK from the exons ATGTCCAAGTCTCTGCCCTACTCCACCAAAGATGTTGACTACGACAACGCCAAGTTTCGCCCCCGTTCTTTCTTCAAG GTTGCTACTCAGAACTTACTCACCAGTAACCTAAGGCGTGATTGTGGTAGCTGTAGTACAGGGAAGTTTCTGTTTTTGATATTGATCTTTGGTGTTGCTTATCTTATGCTGGCACATACGAGTTCAGGCGGTGTAGTTTCTGATGATGAAGCAATTGTGAATAGAAACAGTTACGCAAATAGCAGCATTGTTAATGGTGCTGGCAAAATAAAGAGGTTCTGGAGACGGCCGCCGAGGCTTCCTCCTAGATTATCGCCGGATGAAAAGGGAAGTGGTAATGGAAATGACCATGTATCGGGGAATCCGGATGTTGTTAGGTCAATGTGGATTGCTAGGCAAAAGAAAGTCAAGGAAGCTTTCGTTCATGCTTGGTCTGGATACAAGAAATTTGCCATGGGTTACGATGAACTTATGCCGCTCAGCCAGCATGGAATTGATGGATTAGGAGGGTTGGGTGCTACGGTGGTGGATGCTCTCGACACGGCTATGATCATGGGTCTTGATGAGGTTGTGGCTGAAGCTGGATCCTGGGTTGAAGAACACCTTTCTGAGAGAATTAGTAAAAAGGGTCAAGTGAATTTATTTGAAACCACGATACGGGTTTTGGGTGGGCTTTTAAGTGCGTACCATCTAAGTGGTGGGGAGAAAGGAACGAACTTAACTCATGCAGGACCTAAACCAGCAGTTTATCTAGAAACTGCTAAGGATTTGGCTGACCGTCTGCTATCTGCTTTTACGGCCAGTCCAACTGCTATTCCGTTTAGTGATGTTATTCTGCATGAAAAGTCAGCCCATCCAGCTCCCGGAGGACTGAGTAGCACATCGGAAGTTTCCACTTTACAGCTTGAGTTTAATTATCTCAGTCAGATATCTGGTGATCAGAAATATAGTTTGGAAGCAATGAAAGTCATGGAGCACATGAAGACTCTTCCAAAGATTGAAGGACTAGTTCCTATCTACATTAG CCCTCATTCTGGTGAGTTTAGTGGAGAAAATATTAGACTGGGATCTCGTGGGGACAGTTACTATGAGTACTTAATCAAAGTATGGCTTCAGAGTGGAGCAAGTAGCAATAGTAATACATCATACCTATATGAAATGTATAATGAAGCAATGAATGGTGTTAGACATCTTCTTGTTCGGAAATCAATTCCAAATGGACTAGTTTTTGTCGGAGAATTGCCTTATGGATCTAACAGTAATTTCAGCCCAAAAATGGATCACCTG GTGTGTTTCCTACCTGGTACACTTGCAATTGGTGCCACTAAAGGCCTTACAAAGAAACAGGCAATGAAAAACAATATGCTTAACTTTGAAGACCTAGAAAATTTGAAGCTAGCAGAAGATCTGACTAAAACATGCTTTGAAATGTATGCAGTAACTTCAACTGGTCTTGCTCCTGAAATTGCTTACTTTCATACTGAG GAATTTTCTGAACAAGGTCATGATGGAGGAAATAAGAGCTCGGAATTTGTTAATGACATCATTATAAAACCTGCTGACCGTCACAATCTTTTGAGACCTGAGACTGTGGAGTCATTGTTTGTTTTGTACCGTATCACAGAAGATCCAAA ATATCGTGAATGGGGTTGGCAAATCTTTGAAGCTTTTGAAAAGCACACAAAGGTTGATACTGGTGGATATTGTTCTCTGGACGATGTAACTATTGTTCCTCCTCATAGAAGAGACAAAATGGAGACTTTCTTTCTAGGAGAAACACTTAAGTATTTTTACTTGCTTTTCGCGGACAGCTCTCTTATTCCTTtggataaatttgtttttaacaCAGAAGCACATCCTATACCAATCAATTTGAAGAAATGA